A single genomic interval of bacterium harbors:
- a CDS encoding SDR family NAD(P)-dependent oxidoreductase produces the protein MKKGVRMVGIDLSNFSGIVTGGAGGIGKAIVIKLLEAGADVVIADINEKEGEKTIEELKEFKNKIEFIKTDVSKKYEVENLVKKTLERFKKIDYLVNNAGILIPRLLVDPEGKEEITEEIFDRMVSINQKGYLLCAQSVARQMIRNKKGVIVNMASESALEGSEGQSVYAATKAAIYSFTRSWAKELGKYNIRV, from the coding sequence ATGAAAAAAGGAGTGAGAATGGTTGGGATAGATTTAAGTAATTTTTCAGGAATAGTTACAGGTGGAGCGGGTGGTATAGGAAAAGCAATTGTTATAAAATTACTTGAAGCAGGTGCAGATGTAGTGATTGCAGATATAAATGAAAAAGAAGGAGAAAAGACCATTGAAGAATTAAAAGAGTTTAAAAATAAAATTGAATTTATAAAAACAGATGTTTCAAAAAAATATGAAGTTGAAAATTTAGTAAAAAAAACACTTGAAAGATTTAAAAAAATTGATTACTTAGTGAACAATGCAGGAATATTGATACCGCGACTTCTTGTTGATCCTGAGGGTAAAGAGGAAATTACTGAAGAAATTTTTGATAGAATGGTTAGTATAAATCAAAAAGGATATTTGTTGTGTGCTCAATCTGTTGCAAGACAAATGATAAGAAATAAAAAAGGTGTGATAGTTAATATGGCTTCTGAATCTGCCCTTGAAGGTTCTGAAGGACAGAGTGTTTATGCCGCAACAAAAGCTGCAATATATTCATTTACAAGAAGTTGGGCAAAAGAACTGGGGAAGTATAATATTAGAGTTG